The following proteins are encoded in a genomic region of Sparus aurata chromosome 23, fSpaAur1.1, whole genome shotgun sequence:
- the epn3a gene encoding epsin-3 isoform X4, which produces MQTSSLRRQMKNMVNNYTEAEIKVREATSNDPWGPPSSLMSEIADLTFNVVAFTEVMGMIWKRLNDHGKNWRHVYKALTLMDYLIKTGSERVAQECRENIYSVQTLRDFQYIDRDGRDQGVNVREKAKHLVALLRDEEKLKKERSQALKTKTRMAGVSSGLGSGSMPPPYPGRRSSQPSRGNVEEQGVCRGSPSSFYSSSSSPRVAPDLEQARPTTSGEEELQLQLALAMSREESEKPAQPAPPPLELDEESQLQLALSLSKEEHQQEQLSRQGDESMLLKALEESKREMETKGGTAFMDLVDVFAVPSDQPPSDPRWKNAPHQAAARLGGTDPWDSLEGSAASRADPAWMAPPTSNSPPPPWEPPSDPWDGPPNNISSLNAAGREWAFPANTASAGVDPFSAPSERTAPRAPSPRAGSPSDGDLFDEAMDGGQVDVNGRAEGSPEMFDLARLGESLAAPSPRKCRTPETFLDPTAASLVNLDALIPVNPQAKTTNPFLSGLTAPSATNPFQTESPKLTLNQLGATSSASHATSLPYSASLPLPMSHQPASLPSSLTHPTQPGLGLPGNLPEPLLPFSTSVSADGSQAAQSSQNPFL; this is translated from the exons ATGCAGACGTCATCGCTCCGCCGGCAGATGAAAAACATGGTCAACAACTACACGGAGGCCGAGATCAAGGTCCGAGAGGCCACCTCCAACGACCCCTGGGGTCCTCCCAGCTCGCTCATGTCAGAGATCGCGGACCTGACCTTCAACGTGGTGGCCTTCACCGAGGTCATGGGGATGATCTGGAAGCGGCTCAACGACCACGGTAAAAACTGGCGACATGTTTATAAAGCTCTGACCCTGATGGACTACCTGATCAAAACGGGCTCTGAGCGTGTGGCGCAGGAGTGCCGGGAGAACATTTACAGCGTCCAGACGTTGAGAGACTTCCAGTACATAGACCGAGACGGCCGCGACCAAGGCGTGAACGTCCGGGAGAAGGCCAAGCACCTGGTGGCCCTGCTGAGGGACgaggagaagctgaagaaggagaggaGCCAGGCTCTGAAGACCAAGACGCGCATGGCGGGGGTTTCCAGCGGCTTAGGCTCTGGATCCATGCCTCCTCCGTACCCGGGTCGTCGCAGCAGCCAGCCAAGCCGGGGCAACGTGGAAGAGCAAGGTGTGTGCAGAGGTTCACCATCGTCCTTTTACT cctcctcttcctctcctcgaGTCGCTCCAGACCTGGAGCAGGCTCGGCCCACAACCAGTGGagaagaggagctgcagctgcagctggccTTGGCCATGAGCCGAGAGGAAAGTGAAAAG CCAGCCCAACCCGCACCTCCACCTCTGGAACTGGATGAAGAAAGCCAGCTGCAGTTAGCCTTGAGCCTCAGCAAGGAGGAGCACCAACAG GAGCAGCTCAGCCGCCAAGGAGACGAGTCGATGCTCCTGAAAGCTCTTGAGGAGAGCAAACGTGAGATGGAGACTAAAGGCGGG ACCGCCTTCATGGACCTGGTAGATGTTTTCGCGGTGCCCTCAGATCAACCTCCTAGTGACCCACGATGGAAAAACGCCCCACACCAGGCAGCTGCCCGCCTGGGGGGCACAGACCCCTGGGACTCCCTGG AAGGCAGCGCCGCTTCCAGAGCAGATCCAGCCTGGATGGCACCACCGACTTCGAACAGCCCCCCGCCACCATGGGAGCCCCCATCGGACCCCTGGGATGGTCCGCCGAACAACATATCAAGCCTCAACGCCGCAGGCCGAGAATGGGCCTTCCCTGCCAACACAG CCTCCGCGGGAGTTGATCCGTTCTCAGCACCATCAGAAAGAACGGCACCCAGGGCACCTTCTCCTCGAGCTGGAAGCCCCTCAG ATGGCGATCTGTTTGACGAGGCCATGGATGGAGGTCAGGTGGATGTAAACGGGCGAGCGGAGGGCAGCCCTGAGATGTTTGACCTGGCACGTCTGGGAGAAAGCCTGGCTGCCCCCAGCCCTCGTAAATGCCGGACACCTGAGACCTTCCTGGACCCCACAGCGGCTTCACTGGTAAACCTGGACGCCTTGATCCCAGTGAATCCTCAAGCCAAGACCACCAACCCATTTCTATCAG GCCTGACTGCTCCTTCAGCCACCAATCCATTCCAAACCGAGTCGCCCAAACTGACTCTGAACCAACTGGGCGCCACCTCTTCGGCCTCCCACGCCACGTCTCTTCCATACAGCGCCTCCCTGCCCCTGCCTATGAGCCACCAGCCTGCCAGCCTCCCTTCATCGCTCACTCACCCCACCCAGCCCGGGCTGGGCCTGCCAGGGAACCTCCCCGAGCCCTTGTTGCCCTTCTCCACTTCAGTCAGCGCTGATGGATCACAGGCTGCACAGAGCAGTCAGAACCCTTTCTTATGA
- the epn3a gene encoding epsin-3 isoform X3: MQTSSLRRQMKNMVNNYTEAEIKVREATSNDPWGPPSSLMSEIADLTFNVVAFTEVMGMIWKRLNDHGKNWRHVYKALTLMDYLIKTGSERVAQECRENIYSVQTLRDFQYIDRDGRDQGVNVREKAKHLVALLRDEEKLKKERSQALKTKTRMAGVSSGLGSGSMPPPYPGRRSSQPSRGNVEEQASSSSPRVAPDLEQARPTTSGEEELQLQLALAMSREESEKPPPTVDIDEQTQLQIAMTLSKEEAMKPAQPAPPPLELDEESQLQLALSLSKEEHQQEQLSRQGDESMLLKALEESKREMETKGGTAFMDLVDVFAVPSDQPPSDPRWKNAPHQAAARLGGTDPWDSLEGSAASRADPAWMAPPTSNSPPPPWEPPSDPWDGPPNNISSLNAAGREWAFPANTASAGVDPFSAPSERTAPRAPSPRAGSPSDGDLFDEAMDGGQVDVNGRAEGSPEMFDLARLGESLAAPSPRKCRTPETFLDPTAASLVNLDALIPVNPQAKTTNPFLSGLTAPSATNPFQTESPKLTLNQLGATSSASHATSLPYSASLPLPMSHQPASLPSSLTHPTQPGLGLPGNLPEPLLPFSTSVSADGSQAAQSSQNPFL, encoded by the exons ATGCAGACGTCATCGCTCCGCCGGCAGATGAAAAACATGGTCAACAACTACACGGAGGCCGAGATCAAGGTCCGAGAGGCCACCTCCAACGACCCCTGGGGTCCTCCCAGCTCGCTCATGTCAGAGATCGCGGACCTGACCTTCAACGTGGTGGCCTTCACCGAGGTCATGGGGATGATCTGGAAGCGGCTCAACGACCACGGTAAAAACTGGCGACATGTTTATAAAGCTCTGACCCTGATGGACTACCTGATCAAAACGGGCTCTGAGCGTGTGGCGCAGGAGTGCCGGGAGAACATTTACAGCGTCCAGACGTTGAGAGACTTCCAGTACATAGACCGAGACGGCCGCGACCAAGGCGTGAACGTCCGGGAGAAGGCCAAGCACCTGGTGGCCCTGCTGAGGGACgaggagaagctgaagaaggagaggaGCCAGGCTCTGAAGACCAAGACGCGCATGGCGGGGGTTTCCAGCGGCTTAGGCTCTGGATCCATGCCTCCTCCGTACCCGGGTCGTCGCAGCAGCCAGCCAAGCCGGGGCAACGTGGAAGAGCAAG cctcctcttcctctcctcgaGTCGCTCCAGACCTGGAGCAGGCTCGGCCCACAACCAGTGGagaagaggagctgcagctgcagctggccTTGGCCATGAGCCGAGAGGAAAGTGAAAAG CCACCTCCTACAGTGGACATTGATGAACAGACCCAGCTCCAGATCGCTATGACTCTCAGCAAGGAGGAGGCCATGAAG CCAGCCCAACCCGCACCTCCACCTCTGGAACTGGATGAAGAAAGCCAGCTGCAGTTAGCCTTGAGCCTCAGCAAGGAGGAGCACCAACAG GAGCAGCTCAGCCGCCAAGGAGACGAGTCGATGCTCCTGAAAGCTCTTGAGGAGAGCAAACGTGAGATGGAGACTAAAGGCGGG ACCGCCTTCATGGACCTGGTAGATGTTTTCGCGGTGCCCTCAGATCAACCTCCTAGTGACCCACGATGGAAAAACGCCCCACACCAGGCAGCTGCCCGCCTGGGGGGCACAGACCCCTGGGACTCCCTGG AAGGCAGCGCCGCTTCCAGAGCAGATCCAGCCTGGATGGCACCACCGACTTCGAACAGCCCCCCGCCACCATGGGAGCCCCCATCGGACCCCTGGGATGGTCCGCCGAACAACATATCAAGCCTCAACGCCGCAGGCCGAGAATGGGCCTTCCCTGCCAACACAG CCTCCGCGGGAGTTGATCCGTTCTCAGCACCATCAGAAAGAACGGCACCCAGGGCACCTTCTCCTCGAGCTGGAAGCCCCTCAG ATGGCGATCTGTTTGACGAGGCCATGGATGGAGGTCAGGTGGATGTAAACGGGCGAGCGGAGGGCAGCCCTGAGATGTTTGACCTGGCACGTCTGGGAGAAAGCCTGGCTGCCCCCAGCCCTCGTAAATGCCGGACACCTGAGACCTTCCTGGACCCCACAGCGGCTTCACTGGTAAACCTGGACGCCTTGATCCCAGTGAATCCTCAAGCCAAGACCACCAACCCATTTCTATCAG GCCTGACTGCTCCTTCAGCCACCAATCCATTCCAAACCGAGTCGCCCAAACTGACTCTGAACCAACTGGGCGCCACCTCTTCGGCCTCCCACGCCACGTCTCTTCCATACAGCGCCTCCCTGCCCCTGCCTATGAGCCACCAGCCTGCCAGCCTCCCTTCATCGCTCACTCACCCCACCCAGCCCGGGCTGGGCCTGCCAGGGAACCTCCCCGAGCCCTTGTTGCCCTTCTCCACTTCAGTCAGCGCTGATGGATCACAGGCTGCACAGAGCAGTCAGAACCCTTTCTTATGA
- the epn3a gene encoding epsin-3 isoform X5, with amino-acid sequence MQTSSLRRQMKNMVNNYTEAEIKVREATSNDPWGPPSSLMSEIADLTFNVVAFTEVMGMIWKRLNDHGKNWRHVYKALTLMDYLIKTGSERVAQECRENIYSVQTLRDFQYIDRDGRDQGVNVREKAKHLVALLRDEEKLKKERSQALKTKTRMAGVSSGLGSGSMPPPYPGRRSSQPSRGNVEEQASSSSPRVAPDLEQARPTTSGEEELQLQLALAMSREESEKPAQPAPPPLELDEESQLQLALSLSKEEHQQEQLSRQGDESMLLKALEESKREMETKGGTAFMDLVDVFAVPSDQPPSDPRWKNAPHQAAARLGGTDPWDSLEGSAASRADPAWMAPPTSNSPPPPWEPPSDPWDGPPNNISSLNAAGREWAFPANTASAGVDPFSAPSERTAPRAPSPRAGSPSDGDLFDEAMDGGQVDVNGRAEGSPEMFDLARLGESLAAPSPRKCRTPETFLDPTAASLVNLDALIPVNPQAKTTNPFLSGLTAPSATNPFQTESPKLTLNQLGATSSASHATSLPYSASLPLPMSHQPASLPSSLTHPTQPGLGLPGNLPEPLLPFSTSVSADGSQAAQSSQNPFL; translated from the exons ATGCAGACGTCATCGCTCCGCCGGCAGATGAAAAACATGGTCAACAACTACACGGAGGCCGAGATCAAGGTCCGAGAGGCCACCTCCAACGACCCCTGGGGTCCTCCCAGCTCGCTCATGTCAGAGATCGCGGACCTGACCTTCAACGTGGTGGCCTTCACCGAGGTCATGGGGATGATCTGGAAGCGGCTCAACGACCACGGTAAAAACTGGCGACATGTTTATAAAGCTCTGACCCTGATGGACTACCTGATCAAAACGGGCTCTGAGCGTGTGGCGCAGGAGTGCCGGGAGAACATTTACAGCGTCCAGACGTTGAGAGACTTCCAGTACATAGACCGAGACGGCCGCGACCAAGGCGTGAACGTCCGGGAGAAGGCCAAGCACCTGGTGGCCCTGCTGAGGGACgaggagaagctgaagaaggagaggaGCCAGGCTCTGAAGACCAAGACGCGCATGGCGGGGGTTTCCAGCGGCTTAGGCTCTGGATCCATGCCTCCTCCGTACCCGGGTCGTCGCAGCAGCCAGCCAAGCCGGGGCAACGTGGAAGAGCAAG cctcctcttcctctcctcgaGTCGCTCCAGACCTGGAGCAGGCTCGGCCCACAACCAGTGGagaagaggagctgcagctgcagctggccTTGGCCATGAGCCGAGAGGAAAGTGAAAAG CCAGCCCAACCCGCACCTCCACCTCTGGAACTGGATGAAGAAAGCCAGCTGCAGTTAGCCTTGAGCCTCAGCAAGGAGGAGCACCAACAG GAGCAGCTCAGCCGCCAAGGAGACGAGTCGATGCTCCTGAAAGCTCTTGAGGAGAGCAAACGTGAGATGGAGACTAAAGGCGGG ACCGCCTTCATGGACCTGGTAGATGTTTTCGCGGTGCCCTCAGATCAACCTCCTAGTGACCCACGATGGAAAAACGCCCCACACCAGGCAGCTGCCCGCCTGGGGGGCACAGACCCCTGGGACTCCCTGG AAGGCAGCGCCGCTTCCAGAGCAGATCCAGCCTGGATGGCACCACCGACTTCGAACAGCCCCCCGCCACCATGGGAGCCCCCATCGGACCCCTGGGATGGTCCGCCGAACAACATATCAAGCCTCAACGCCGCAGGCCGAGAATGGGCCTTCCCTGCCAACACAG CCTCCGCGGGAGTTGATCCGTTCTCAGCACCATCAGAAAGAACGGCACCCAGGGCACCTTCTCCTCGAGCTGGAAGCCCCTCAG ATGGCGATCTGTTTGACGAGGCCATGGATGGAGGTCAGGTGGATGTAAACGGGCGAGCGGAGGGCAGCCCTGAGATGTTTGACCTGGCACGTCTGGGAGAAAGCCTGGCTGCCCCCAGCCCTCGTAAATGCCGGACACCTGAGACCTTCCTGGACCCCACAGCGGCTTCACTGGTAAACCTGGACGCCTTGATCCCAGTGAATCCTCAAGCCAAGACCACCAACCCATTTCTATCAG GCCTGACTGCTCCTTCAGCCACCAATCCATTCCAAACCGAGTCGCCCAAACTGACTCTGAACCAACTGGGCGCCACCTCTTCGGCCTCCCACGCCACGTCTCTTCCATACAGCGCCTCCCTGCCCCTGCCTATGAGCCACCAGCCTGCCAGCCTCCCTTCATCGCTCACTCACCCCACCCAGCCCGGGCTGGGCCTGCCAGGGAACCTCCCCGAGCCCTTGTTGCCCTTCTCCACTTCAGTCAGCGCTGATGGATCACAGGCTGCACAGAGCAGTCAGAACCCTTTCTTATGA
- the epn3a gene encoding epsin-3 isoform X1 — translation MQTSSLRRQMKNMVNNYTEAEIKVREATSNDPWGPPSSLMSEIADLTFNVVAFTEVMGMIWKRLNDHGKNWRHVYKALTLMDYLIKTGSERVAQECRENIYSVQTLRDFQYIDRDGRDQGVNVREKAKHLVALLRDEEKLKKERSQALKTKTRMAGVSSGLGSGSMPPPYPGRRSSQPSRGNVEEQGVCRGSPSSFYSSSSSPRVAPDLEQARPTTSGEEELQLQLALAMSREESEKPPPTVDIDEQTQLQIAMTLSKEEAMKPAQPAPPPLELDEESQLQLALSLSKEEHQQEQLSRQGDESMLLKALEESKREMETKGGTAFMDLVDVFAVPSDQPPSDPRWKNAPHQAAARLGGTDPWDSLEGSAASRADPAWMAPPTSNSPPPPWEPPSDPWDGPPNNISSLNAAGREWAFPANTASAGVDPFSAPSERTAPRAPSPRAGSPSDGDLFDEAMDGGQVDVNGRAEGSPEMFDLARLGESLAAPSPRKCRTPETFLDPTAASLVNLDALIPVNPQAKTTNPFLSGLTAPSATNPFQTESPKLTLNQLGATSSASHATSLPYSASLPLPMSHQPASLPSSLTHPTQPGLGLPGNLPEPLLPFSTSVSADGSQAAQSSQNPFL, via the exons ATGCAGACGTCATCGCTCCGCCGGCAGATGAAAAACATGGTCAACAACTACACGGAGGCCGAGATCAAGGTCCGAGAGGCCACCTCCAACGACCCCTGGGGTCCTCCCAGCTCGCTCATGTCAGAGATCGCGGACCTGACCTTCAACGTGGTGGCCTTCACCGAGGTCATGGGGATGATCTGGAAGCGGCTCAACGACCACGGTAAAAACTGGCGACATGTTTATAAAGCTCTGACCCTGATGGACTACCTGATCAAAACGGGCTCTGAGCGTGTGGCGCAGGAGTGCCGGGAGAACATTTACAGCGTCCAGACGTTGAGAGACTTCCAGTACATAGACCGAGACGGCCGCGACCAAGGCGTGAACGTCCGGGAGAAGGCCAAGCACCTGGTGGCCCTGCTGAGGGACgaggagaagctgaagaaggagaggaGCCAGGCTCTGAAGACCAAGACGCGCATGGCGGGGGTTTCCAGCGGCTTAGGCTCTGGATCCATGCCTCCTCCGTACCCGGGTCGTCGCAGCAGCCAGCCAAGCCGGGGCAACGTGGAAGAGCAAGGTGTGTGCAGAGGTTCACCATCGTCCTTTTACT cctcctcttcctctcctcgaGTCGCTCCAGACCTGGAGCAGGCTCGGCCCACAACCAGTGGagaagaggagctgcagctgcagctggccTTGGCCATGAGCCGAGAGGAAAGTGAAAAG CCACCTCCTACAGTGGACATTGATGAACAGACCCAGCTCCAGATCGCTATGACTCTCAGCAAGGAGGAGGCCATGAAG CCAGCCCAACCCGCACCTCCACCTCTGGAACTGGATGAAGAAAGCCAGCTGCAGTTAGCCTTGAGCCTCAGCAAGGAGGAGCACCAACAG GAGCAGCTCAGCCGCCAAGGAGACGAGTCGATGCTCCTGAAAGCTCTTGAGGAGAGCAAACGTGAGATGGAGACTAAAGGCGGG ACCGCCTTCATGGACCTGGTAGATGTTTTCGCGGTGCCCTCAGATCAACCTCCTAGTGACCCACGATGGAAAAACGCCCCACACCAGGCAGCTGCCCGCCTGGGGGGCACAGACCCCTGGGACTCCCTGG AAGGCAGCGCCGCTTCCAGAGCAGATCCAGCCTGGATGGCACCACCGACTTCGAACAGCCCCCCGCCACCATGGGAGCCCCCATCGGACCCCTGGGATGGTCCGCCGAACAACATATCAAGCCTCAACGCCGCAGGCCGAGAATGGGCCTTCCCTGCCAACACAG CCTCCGCGGGAGTTGATCCGTTCTCAGCACCATCAGAAAGAACGGCACCCAGGGCACCTTCTCCTCGAGCTGGAAGCCCCTCAG ATGGCGATCTGTTTGACGAGGCCATGGATGGAGGTCAGGTGGATGTAAACGGGCGAGCGGAGGGCAGCCCTGAGATGTTTGACCTGGCACGTCTGGGAGAAAGCCTGGCTGCCCCCAGCCCTCGTAAATGCCGGACACCTGAGACCTTCCTGGACCCCACAGCGGCTTCACTGGTAAACCTGGACGCCTTGATCCCAGTGAATCCTCAAGCCAAGACCACCAACCCATTTCTATCAG GCCTGACTGCTCCTTCAGCCACCAATCCATTCCAAACCGAGTCGCCCAAACTGACTCTGAACCAACTGGGCGCCACCTCTTCGGCCTCCCACGCCACGTCTCTTCCATACAGCGCCTCCCTGCCCCTGCCTATGAGCCACCAGCCTGCCAGCCTCCCTTCATCGCTCACTCACCCCACCCAGCCCGGGCTGGGCCTGCCAGGGAACCTCCCCGAGCCCTTGTTGCCCTTCTCCACTTCAGTCAGCGCTGATGGATCACAGGCTGCACAGAGCAGTCAGAACCCTTTCTTATGA
- the epn3a gene encoding epsin-3 isoform X2, with amino-acid sequence MQTSSLRRQMKNMVNNYTEAEIKVREATSNDPWGPPSSLMSEIADLTFNVVAFTEVMGMIWKRLNDHGKNWRHVYKALTLMDYLIKTGSERVAQECRENIYSVQTLRDFQYIDRDGRDQGVNVREKAKHLVALLRDEEKLKKERSQALKTKTRMAGVSSGLGSGSMPPPYPGRRSSQPSRGNVEEQGVCRGSPSSFYSSSSSPRVAPDLEQARPTTSGEEELQLQLALAMSREESEKPPPTVDIDEQTQLQIAMTLSKEEAMKPAQPAPPPLELDEESQLQLALSLSKEEHQQEQLSRQGDESMLLKALEESKREMETKGGTAFMDLVDVFAVPSDQPPSDPRWKNAPHQAAARLGGTDPWDSLGSAASRADPAWMAPPTSNSPPPPWEPPSDPWDGPPNNISSLNAAGREWAFPANTASAGVDPFSAPSERTAPRAPSPRAGSPSDGDLFDEAMDGGQVDVNGRAEGSPEMFDLARLGESLAAPSPRKCRTPETFLDPTAASLVNLDALIPVNPQAKTTNPFLSGLTAPSATNPFQTESPKLTLNQLGATSSASHATSLPYSASLPLPMSHQPASLPSSLTHPTQPGLGLPGNLPEPLLPFSTSVSADGSQAAQSSQNPFL; translated from the exons ATGCAGACGTCATCGCTCCGCCGGCAGATGAAAAACATGGTCAACAACTACACGGAGGCCGAGATCAAGGTCCGAGAGGCCACCTCCAACGACCCCTGGGGTCCTCCCAGCTCGCTCATGTCAGAGATCGCGGACCTGACCTTCAACGTGGTGGCCTTCACCGAGGTCATGGGGATGATCTGGAAGCGGCTCAACGACCACGGTAAAAACTGGCGACATGTTTATAAAGCTCTGACCCTGATGGACTACCTGATCAAAACGGGCTCTGAGCGTGTGGCGCAGGAGTGCCGGGAGAACATTTACAGCGTCCAGACGTTGAGAGACTTCCAGTACATAGACCGAGACGGCCGCGACCAAGGCGTGAACGTCCGGGAGAAGGCCAAGCACCTGGTGGCCCTGCTGAGGGACgaggagaagctgaagaaggagaggaGCCAGGCTCTGAAGACCAAGACGCGCATGGCGGGGGTTTCCAGCGGCTTAGGCTCTGGATCCATGCCTCCTCCGTACCCGGGTCGTCGCAGCAGCCAGCCAAGCCGGGGCAACGTGGAAGAGCAAGGTGTGTGCAGAGGTTCACCATCGTCCTTTTACT cctcctcttcctctcctcgaGTCGCTCCAGACCTGGAGCAGGCTCGGCCCACAACCAGTGGagaagaggagctgcagctgcagctggccTTGGCCATGAGCCGAGAGGAAAGTGAAAAG CCACCTCCTACAGTGGACATTGATGAACAGACCCAGCTCCAGATCGCTATGACTCTCAGCAAGGAGGAGGCCATGAAG CCAGCCCAACCCGCACCTCCACCTCTGGAACTGGATGAAGAAAGCCAGCTGCAGTTAGCCTTGAGCCTCAGCAAGGAGGAGCACCAACAG GAGCAGCTCAGCCGCCAAGGAGACGAGTCGATGCTCCTGAAAGCTCTTGAGGAGAGCAAACGTGAGATGGAGACTAAAGGCGGG ACCGCCTTCATGGACCTGGTAGATGTTTTCGCGGTGCCCTCAGATCAACCTCCTAGTGACCCACGATGGAAAAACGCCCCACACCAGGCAGCTGCCCGCCTGGGGGGCACAGACCCCTGGGACTCCCTGG GCAGCGCCGCTTCCAGAGCAGATCCAGCCTGGATGGCACCACCGACTTCGAACAGCCCCCCGCCACCATGGGAGCCCCCATCGGACCCCTGGGATGGTCCGCCGAACAACATATCAAGCCTCAACGCCGCAGGCCGAGAATGGGCCTTCCCTGCCAACACAG CCTCCGCGGGAGTTGATCCGTTCTCAGCACCATCAGAAAGAACGGCACCCAGGGCACCTTCTCCTCGAGCTGGAAGCCCCTCAG ATGGCGATCTGTTTGACGAGGCCATGGATGGAGGTCAGGTGGATGTAAACGGGCGAGCGGAGGGCAGCCCTGAGATGTTTGACCTGGCACGTCTGGGAGAAAGCCTGGCTGCCCCCAGCCCTCGTAAATGCCGGACACCTGAGACCTTCCTGGACCCCACAGCGGCTTCACTGGTAAACCTGGACGCCTTGATCCCAGTGAATCCTCAAGCCAAGACCACCAACCCATTTCTATCAG GCCTGACTGCTCCTTCAGCCACCAATCCATTCCAAACCGAGTCGCCCAAACTGACTCTGAACCAACTGGGCGCCACCTCTTCGGCCTCCCACGCCACGTCTCTTCCATACAGCGCCTCCCTGCCCCTGCCTATGAGCCACCAGCCTGCCAGCCTCCCTTCATCGCTCACTCACCCCACCCAGCCCGGGCTGGGCCTGCCAGGGAACCTCCCCGAGCCCTTGTTGCCCTTCTCCACTTCAGTCAGCGCTGATGGATCACAGGCTGCACAGAGCAGTCAGAACCCTTTCTTATGA
- the arl16 gene encoding ADP-ribosylation factor-like protein 16 isoform X2 encodes MGPIWSKYFKDCSSVIFMVDSANIAQVSSSCIQLLSVLSAEPLHSVSVLILFNKRDMPCTMSLIEIKSLFRMDDIIASATQPITTLELSAHSGEGLQEVLSWLESITVK; translated from the exons ATGGGCCCTATATGGTCGAAATACTTCAAAGACTGCTCTTCTGTCATT TTTATGGTGGACTCAGCCAACATTGCTCAGGTGTCCTCCTCCTGTATCCAGCTGCTGTCAGTACTCTCTGCTGAGCCTCTGCACAGTGTCTCCGTACTCATTCTCTTCAACAAGAG GGACATGCCTTGCACTATGAGTCTTATAGAGATAAAGTCGCTGTTCAGAATGGATGACATCATTGCGTCTGCCACTCAGCCAATCACAACACTGGAACTCAGCGCCCACTCCGGAGAGGGACTTCAGGAGGTGCTGAGCTGGCTGGAGTCTATCACAGTCAAGTGA
- the arl16 gene encoding ADP-ribosylation factor-like protein 16 isoform X1 translates to MSSNDVCLLLGATGVGKTLLLKRLQKLNLHGPGELGPPPSTLPTVGTNLTDLTLKKKKKLTLRELGGCMGPIWSKYFKDCSSVIFMVDSANIAQVSSSCIQLLSVLSAEPLHSVSVLILFNKRDMPCTMSLIEIKSLFRMDDIIASATQPITTLELSAHSGEGLQEVLSWLESITVK, encoded by the exons ATGAGCAGCAATGACGTTTGTTTGCTTCTTGGAGCGACCGGTGTCGGAAAAACGTTGCTGCTGAAACGGCTACAAA AGCTCAATTTGCACGGGCCAGGTGAACTGGGGCCACCTCCTTCTACTCTTCCTACG GTAGGAACCAACCTGACAGACCTGAcgttgaagaagaagaagaagttgacGTTAAGAGAGCTGGGAGGCTGCATGGGCCCTATATGGTCGAAATACTTCAAAGACTGCTCTTCTGTCATT TTTATGGTGGACTCAGCCAACATTGCTCAGGTGTCCTCCTCCTGTATCCAGCTGCTGTCAGTACTCTCTGCTGAGCCTCTGCACAGTGTCTCCGTACTCATTCTCTTCAACAAGAG GGACATGCCTTGCACTATGAGTCTTATAGAGATAAAGTCGCTGTTCAGAATGGATGACATCATTGCGTCTGCCACTCAGCCAATCACAACACTGGAACTCAGCGCCCACTCCGGAGAGGGACTTCAGGAGGTGCTGAGCTGGCTGGAGTCTATCACAGTCAAGTGA